The Aliidiomarina minuta nucleotide sequence GTTGCCCAAAGTCATTTGCAAACCCCAGGCGGGTGTCTTCCTGGCGTTCCAGATCCAGTCCAAGGTTCAATTCCAGCCGCTGGTCTAAAGCATAAGGAAGCCAGCTATATTGTGCATGCATGCCATAGAACCCCCGCTCCAGATCAATAACGGCACCGGATGAGGTTTCGGCATCGCCAGGGAAAGGCAGATATTGTTCTATTTCACGCTGTCCATGCCAGCCAGCCACCTGCCACTGCTGGTTGTCCAGACGTTGGCGCAGGGTTATCGATTGCTGGCGGTGACGTATGCTTTTACGCGTGTTAAAGACGCTGGCGCCGGCAAAGGTTTGCTGAGGATCCTCGCGCCATTGTTCAGGGGTTAGCGACCCTGGGTCTTGCAGTAGGGGGGCATTGTTATCATCCAGGCGCGCAATCAGCTGAATGTTATTGTCCCATTCGTAATACATGCGTGCCGCCCACTGATCGCGTTCAACCTCTGACTGCTCACGATCGCCATCGGTGCGAAAGCGGGCATGATGCAAACTAAAGGCCATTGTATCTTCTCTATAAGCCGCGTCTAAAGTGCTACGGGCACGGCTGTTGGCGCCAGCCGCGTGGCCAGCCCTTAAATAACTGCTGTCCGGAATCGCGCTTTGAAAATCGATAATGCCGCCCGCACCATTGCCGTAAACGCCAGCTAAAGGCCCGCGCAGGACTTCTACCCGCTCGGGTTCATCGAGGAAAATACTGGATGTCTGTGCCTGGCCATCGGGCATCGACAAAGGAATGCCATCCAGTCGCATGAGAATGCCCCGTACACCGAAGGCGGCCCGGGCTCCGAAACCACGCAGGACAATGCGTGTATCCTGAGCGAAATTATACCGGGTATCCGCCTGAACGCCGGGAATGCCTTGCAATAACTCGGCGGCATCGACTCGTAACCCAGGGTGTTGCTGTTCCACAGAAACACGCTGCACACTCGCAGGAGTGGTTAACCAGGGTGTTTCTGTGCGGGTAGCGGTAACCACTATTCGCTCTTCAGAACTGGGTTTCGTCACTTCGTCGTCTGCCATGGCGGCAGGCATGAAAAGGCTCGCTGAAATAGCGAGCCCCAGACTGTGTTTGACCACGTTAACTACTCCGCAGGTGAAAGACGTAAAATTTTACCGTTCTCATGATCCGTTAACAGGTAGATATTACCGTCTGGACCAATACGGACTTCCCGGATGCGCTGGCCAAGATCCATATCTTCTTCGTGGATAACCCGATCACCGTCCATTTCTAATCGGGCCAGATTTTGACCACGAAGGCCGGTGGCCAGAATATTGCCCTGCCAGGCAGGGAATTGATTGCCGTCATAAAATGCCATACCGGAAACCGCGATAGAAGGGGTCCAGTGCCAAACGGGTAATTCCATGCCCTCTTTGTCAAAACCAATGCCTACCTCACCACCGCCGTATTGTTCGCCATGGGTAACCACTGGCCAGCCGTAGTTTTTACCAGCTTCAGGCAGGTTTACTTCATCGCCCCCCTGAGGACCATGTTCTACCGCCCACATCAGGCCAGTGTCAGGTTGGATATCCATACCCTGAATATTACGATGTCCGTAGGACCAGATTTCAGGTTGTGCACCCTCTTCACCGACAAAGGGATTGTCTTCCGGTACTGAGCCGTCGGGATAAATACGAATTAACTTGCCGGTGTGATTATCTAAGGTTTGCGCGTCGTCCTGGCGGTCGCCGCGATCACCGAGGCCGAGAAACAGATACTCGCCATCTGCGCTGAATATCATGCGGCCGCCGTAATGTCGGCCACCCTGTTCTTTCGGATACTGACTGAAGATAACTTCCAGGTCATGCAATGTGTTGTCTTGTAACCGAGCTTTAGCAACCGCAGTGCTGGTTATCTCACTACCTTCGCTTTCCGGCTCAGAATATGAGAAATAAATAATTTGGTCGTTCTCGTAATCAGGGCTCAGTTTGACGTCCATCAAGCCGCCCTGTCGCATAACTTTGATTTCAGGGAGGCCTTCTATGGGGTCGCCCTTATTGCCATCGGATTCAACAATACGCATGTGGCCTGCGCGTTCAGTGACCAGCATACGACCGTTACTCAGAAAGGCGATGCCCCACGGATGGTTGAGTCCTTCGCTCAGGGTTTCCACCTGAATATCAGCCCATCGGGTTTGTAGGGTTTCAGCCGAGGCTGAGGCGGTGTAGCCCGCAGTAAAGGCCAGGGTTGAGGCCAGGACCAGCGCTTTTTTCAGCTCACGCATAAAATCATGCTCCGATTAGTGTCAATTGATTAATAATGTACGTATATAGCGTAGACAAAGATTACTGTTTTATGTCTTCTTTCAACTTACTTTAAGGTACTTTGCGGCAACAATGCAGCCACTACCTCTGCTAATTTACGAAAAGTTTGCCGACGACTGGTGGTTGGTCGGAAAACCAGGCCAATTTCACGGTAAGCTTCACTGTCCGTGGGAGAGACCGGCACCAGACTGGTTTGTTTTAGAATACCCTGGTCGATGGCCATCTGCGGCACAAAGGTAGCTCCTACGCGGGCATCCGCCATTTGCACCAGACTATGCAGACTCGACGCTGTAAATGGGTTTATTTTACGGGAGTCTCCCAGACGGCAGGCCGTCACAGCATGCCCTGTTAAGCAATGTTCTTTTTCCAGAAGAAAAATGCTGGCGTCCGGTAAGCGCGAATAATCTACGGGTTCTCCAACTAATTCAGCCAGATCCGGATGTAGAACCATCTTGAAAGGATCGCGGCCAAGCATCCAGTGCTGATTGCCCTGCGTTTCAACGGGCAAGGCAAGAATCAAGGCGTCCAGCTCTCCGTTTTTTAGTAGCTGCAGCAACTGCTGAGTCGTATCTTCACGAATCTGTAACTGCAATTTGGGATAGTCATGGCATAACTTCTTACTCATCGGACCCAGAAGAAAGGGGCCAATAGTAGGTATGCAGCCGATCCGAAGTGGGCCTTGCATGACTTCGCCCTGGCTTTGAGCGTGGTTC carries:
- a CDS encoding TonB-dependent receptor family protein is translated as MVKHSLGLAISASLFMPAAMADDEVTKPSSEERIVVTATRTETPWLTTPASVQRVSVEQQHPGLRVDAAELLQGIPGVQADTRYNFAQDTRIVLRGFGARAAFGVRGILMRLDGIPLSMPDGQAQTSSIFLDEPERVEVLRGPLAGVYGNGAGGIIDFQSAIPDSSYLRAGHAAGANSRARSTLDAAYREDTMAFSLHHARFRTDGDREQSEVERDQWAARMYYEWDNNIQLIARLDDNNAPLLQDPGSLTPEQWREDPQQTFAGASVFNTRKSIRHRQQSITLRQRLDNQQWQVAGWHGQREIEQYLPFPGDAETSSGAVIDLERGFYGMHAQYSWLPYALDQRLELNLGLDLERQEDTRLGFANDFGQRGELRRDETGKVESDDIYALSTWQFSDDWNWFVGARYSQINFSVDDRYIVPGVVPDDSGSLSYDEQSWSTGLNYQFLPDWSAFVSFGEGYETPTLTELAYQNEGTGLNTELTPAQIEQAEAGIKWQGRQGQLQFSLFDIQSRDDIVVDRSIDGRTTYRNAARTERQGAELSHQWYFHPALQLRSSASFISARYTGDELDGRRLPGIANTNLFSQLSWQPWHDNRLRAAVSALYRSRIATTDNNTEFAPSALVWNASLQARQDHQSWTFNQWLRIDNLLDRDYVGAVVVNQGSGRSFEPAPGRQLSAGVTIQRSF
- a CDS encoding hydrogen peroxide-inducible genes activator, with amino-acid sequence MSKLPSLKNLSYLLALHQHQNFNRAAQACYVSQSTLSSGIQNLEDQLECQLIERDHKSFLFTGMGEEIVDRARTILTHTEELMNHAQSQGEVMQGPLRIGCIPTIGPFLLGPMSKKLCHDYPKLQLQIREDTTQQLLQLLKNGELDALILALPVETQGNQHWMLGRDPFKMVLHPDLAELVGEPVDYSRLPDASIFLLEKEHCLTGHAVTACRLGDSRKINPFTASSLHSLVQMADARVGATFVPQMAIDQGILKQTSLVPVSPTDSEAYREIGLVFRPTTSRRQTFRKLAEVVAALLPQSTLK
- a CDS encoding PQQ-dependent sugar dehydrogenase — translated: MRELKKALVLASTLAFTAGYTASASAETLQTRWADIQVETLSEGLNHPWGIAFLSNGRMLVTERAGHMRIVESDGNKGDPIEGLPEIKVMRQGGLMDVKLSPDYENDQIIYFSYSEPESEGSEITSTAVAKARLQDNTLHDLEVIFSQYPKEQGGRHYGGRMIFSADGEYLFLGLGDRGDRQDDAQTLDNHTGKLIRIYPDGSVPEDNPFVGEEGAQPEIWSYGHRNIQGMDIQPDTGLMWAVEHGPQGGDEVNLPEAGKNYGWPVVTHGEQYGGGEVGIGFDKEGMELPVWHWTPSIAVSGMAFYDGNQFPAWQGNILATGLRGQNLARLEMDGDRVIHEEDMDLGQRIREVRIGPDGNIYLLTDHENGKILRLSPAE